The segment CGTCCCCTCATCGCCGATCCGAAGGAGGTTCGCAGGCGTCGTGCCTCTGAGGGGAAGGTAATGAAGAAGGGCGGCGGTCCGATGACGGAGGGGAAAGCCAGAAATTGAGGCCTGCTTCCCGGCTCAGGCGGATCGGTCCGGGTCCGCCCCGGATTCGGATTTGGGTCTTTCGATGCGCGTGACCCGACCCTCCTCGAAGGTGATGGTGAGCCGCTGCTCGATCGTCGGCCGTTTGCCCGGTTTCAGATAGTAGACGTAGTACCATCTGTCCGGACGGAATGGGTCCGATGCGATCGGTGTCCCCATCAGGAACCGCACCTGTTCCGCCGTCATCCCGACCCGAAGCTGATCGATCGCCTCCGGTGGTAGGGCGTTGCCTTGCTGCACGTCGATACGGTAAA is part of the Gammaproteobacteria bacterium genome and harbors:
- the bamE gene encoding outer membrane protein assembly factor BamE codes for the protein MRNILVIVTFLVAGGVSACSWNPFQVYRIDVQQGNALPPEAIDQLRVGMTAEQVRFLMGTPIASDPFRPDRWYYVYYLKPGKRPTIEQRLTITFEEGRVTRIERPKSESGADPDRSA